A portion of the Chlamydia caviae GPIC genome contains these proteins:
- a CDS encoding amino acid carrier protein, protein MNAVLSLLATFDDFFWSYVAFLMILFLGISFSWKSGFSQFTKIPQFCRLFYQYMQESSKKKGKEHERGIHPLKVFFASASGNIGIGNVVGIVTAACIGGPGALFWVWIAGIFGSIVKYSEVYLGIKFRKVDSDGVYQGGPMYFLDKAYGTKLIPIIVAVLLCIYGVEIYQFSVIADTISHCWNIPKLFTIFGLLFLILYAVQGGLQRIGKICAVVLPFFLTLYCVLSLYILIKEFHQLPALFSAVFSSAFTGHGAIGGFAGCTVATTIHQGISRAAYSGDIGIGFDSIIQSESSAKRPETQAQLSIIGLLIDNLICTLSLLMVLASGSWSLGLDNASQAVEHALATYFPLVKILLPTFFFATGYTTIISYFLVGKKCAKFLYGNMGSKIYTLYGAAILPMFCFLSQNTALLIMSVSGALLLCFNLFGVFLMRKEIVFPVSDKVVELQSSAK, encoded by the coding sequence ATGAACGCGGTCTTGTCTTTACTAGCCACCTTTGATGACTTCTTCTGGTCATATGTGGCTTTTCTCATGATTCTTTTCCTGGGGATAAGCTTTTCGTGGAAATCTGGTTTTTCTCAATTTACCAAAATTCCTCAATTCTGCAGGCTTTTCTACCAGTATATGCAGGAGTCTTCCAAGAAAAAGGGAAAGGAACACGAAAGAGGCATTCATCCGTTGAAGGTATTTTTTGCTTCAGCGAGTGGCAATATCGGTATTGGTAATGTTGTAGGGATTGTTACTGCTGCGTGCATCGGTGGTCCCGGAGCCCTATTTTGGGTTTGGATTGCGGGAATTTTTGGTTCCATAGTGAAATACTCCGAGGTGTACTTAGGGATTAAATTCCGTAAGGTAGATAGCGACGGCGTTTATCAAGGTGGGCCAATGTACTTCCTAGATAAAGCTTATGGGACCAAACTCATCCCTATTATTGTAGCCGTATTGCTCTGTATTTACGGTGTAGAAATCTATCAGTTTTCTGTTATTGCTGACACAATTTCCCACTGCTGGAACATCCCAAAATTATTCACTATTTTTGGTTTGCTATTTTTAATTCTCTATGCAGTTCAAGGGGGATTGCAGCGTATTGGGAAAATCTGTGCTGTCGTACTTCCATTTTTCCTCACCTTATACTGTGTACTATCTCTATACATACTTATAAAAGAGTTCCACCAGCTTCCGGCTCTGTTTTCAGCCGTATTTTCATCAGCATTTACAGGGCATGGTGCTATTGGAGGCTTTGCTGGTTGTACTGTAGCAACGACAATCCACCAAGGGATCTCCAGAGCCGCTTATTCCGGAGATATTGGTATTGGATTTGATTCCATTATTCAAAGTGAGAGTTCCGCAAAACGTCCAGAAACACAGGCTCAGCTAAGTATCATAGGACTTCTTATCGATAACCTTATCTGTACACTAAGCTTACTGATGGTACTTGCATCCGGATCTTGGTCTCTAGGCCTTGACAACGCTTCTCAAGCTGTTGAACATGCCTTAGCCACCTATTTCCCTCTTGTGAAGATCCTCCTCCCCACATTCTTCTTCGCCACGGGCTATACAACGATTATTTCGTATTTCCTTGTCGGGAAAAAATGTGCAAAGTTTCTTTACGGAAATATGGGATCGAAAATCTATACCCTATACGGAGCTGCTATATTACCTATGTTTTGCTTCTTATCGCAAAACACAGCCCTATTGATCATGTCTGTATCTGGAGCTCTTCTCCTGTGCTTTAACCTATTTGGGGTCTTCTTAATGAGAAAGGAAATCGTCTTCCCCGTATCTGATAAAGTGGTAGAGCTGCAATCTTCAGCAAAATAA
- the nrdR gene encoding transcriptional regulator NrdR, with the protein MQCPFCNHGELKVIDSRNAPEANAIKRRRECLNCGQRFTTFETVELTLQVLKRDGRYENFQESKLINGLNAASSHTRIGQDQVHAIASNVKSELLGKQNREISTKEIGELVMKYLKKADMIAYIRFACVYRRFKDVGELMEVLLSATPDMEK; encoded by the coding sequence ATGCAGTGTCCTTTTTGCAATCATGGGGAATTAAAGGTTATAGATTCGAGAAATGCGCCAGAGGCAAATGCGATTAAACGCCGACGAGAGTGCTTAAATTGTGGACAAAGGTTTACCACTTTTGAAACCGTTGAGCTCACTCTGCAGGTACTAAAACGCGATGGTCGTTACGAGAATTTCCAAGAATCTAAACTAATTAACGGATTAAATGCCGCCTCTAGTCATACACGTATAGGTCAGGATCAAGTGCATGCGATAGCCTCTAACGTGAAGTCTGAGCTCTTGGGCAAACAAAATAGGGAAATCTCTACCAAAGAAATTGGCGAACTAGTAATGAAATATCTAAAAAAGGCAGACATGATTGCCTACATTAGATTTGCCTGCGTCTATAGAAGATTTAAAGATGTTGGCGAATTAATGGAGGTTTTGCTATCTGCAACTCCGGATATGGAAAAATAG
- a CDS encoding TraR/DksA family transcriptional regulator, protein MPLSEDEIANFKQRLLEMKYKLSHTLEGNAQEVKKPNEATGYSQHQADQGTDTFDRTISLEVTTKEYELLRQINRALEKIEESSYGICDVSGEEIPLARLMAIPYATMTVKAQSEFEKGLLYGN, encoded by the coding sequence ATGCCGTTGTCTGAGGACGAAATAGCCAATTTTAAACAAAGACTTCTAGAGATGAAATATAAGCTATCTCATACCCTAGAAGGGAACGCTCAAGAAGTCAAAAAGCCTAACGAAGCTACTGGATATTCTCAACATCAAGCTGATCAGGGAACGGATACTTTTGATAGAACAATCAGCTTGGAGGTAACAACCAAAGAGTATGAATTATTAAGACAGATCAATCGCGCTTTAGAAAAAATCGAAGAGTCCTCTTATGGGATTTGTGACGTAAGTGGTGAAGAAATTCCTCTAGCCCGTTTAATGGCTATTCCCTACGCCACAATGACCGTCAAAGCTCAATCCGAGTTCGAAAAAGGTCTACTTTACGGAAACTAA
- the lspA gene encoding signal peptidase II: MSSRSRSTFLAISFFVLIDWVSKLAVLLYRGNLPDARPILYQYSWGKLIFCICPTFNEGAAFGIFSKYKYFLFAIRIAIILGILAFLFLRKKRTSPSIRFSLILLCSGAIGNVGDILFYRHVVDFISIGFKRWYFPTFNFADIFISLGTFIFVYKLYFPTKQKIK; the protein is encoded by the coding sequence ATGTCTAGTCGCTCCCGATCTACTTTCCTCGCTATTTCATTTTTCGTCCTTATCGATTGGGTTTCCAAACTAGCTGTTTTACTGTACCGGGGGAATTTACCCGACGCTCGCCCCATACTATACCAGTATAGTTGGGGTAAGCTAATTTTTTGTATTTGCCCTACTTTTAATGAAGGCGCTGCCTTCGGGATATTTTCAAAATATAAATATTTCTTATTTGCCATACGTATAGCAATTATTTTAGGTATTCTTGCCTTTCTTTTTCTAAGAAAGAAAAGAACCTCCCCTTCAATCCGCTTCTCCCTGATTCTCCTCTGTTCCGGAGCTATTGGGAACGTTGGAGACATCCTATTCTACAGGCATGTTGTCGATTTTATTTCTATCGGTTTTAAACGGTGGTATTTCCCAACTTTTAATTTTGCCGATATTTTTATCTCTTTAGGAACTTTTATCTTCGTATATAAGCTTTATTTTCCTACTAAACAAAAGATAAAATAG